A genomic window from Diospyros lotus cultivar Yz01 chromosome 2, ASM1463336v1, whole genome shotgun sequence includes:
- the LOC127793884 gene encoding 50S ribosomal protein L35, chloroplastic, which produces MASSTTLFSFALSFSSLTPSSSLRISPAIVPLPPFPKKPSLRLSSSHSLSGFAPLLPRRVSTLPSLSQYPQSLTIVSAKAYKMKTHKASAKRFRVTGSGKIMRRRAGKQHLLRKKNAKRRSRLSKMQQVDRSDYNNVIGALPYLKVNRQN; this is translated from the exons ATGGCATCTTCAACAACCTTATTCTCTTTCGCCCTTAGCTTCTCGTCCTTAACTCCCTCTTCTAGTCTTCGCATCTCTCCCGCCATTGTTCCGCTTCCACCATTCCCCAAGAAACCCTCTCTCCGCCTCAGTTCCTCTCACAGCCTCTCTGGCTTTGCTCCCCTTCTTCCTCGCAGAGTCTCTACgctgccctctctctctcaataccCCCAATCTCTCACTATCGTCTCCGCCAAAGCCTACAAAATGAAAACCCACAAG GCTTCGGCAAAGCGGTTCCGAGTGACGGGTAGTGGCAAGATTATGAGGAGGAGAGCCGGGAAGCAACACTTGCTCAGGAAGAAAAATGCCAAGAGGAGATCGCGCCTCTCCAAGATG CAACAAGTTGATCGCAGTGACTATAACAATGTCATTGGTGCCTTGCCATACCTGAAGGTTAATCGACAGAACTAG
- the LOC127796060 gene encoding nuclear pore complex protein NUP43 has protein sequence MAVNGDAQTVHVHRLPQSKYIDEVRWIPALSAFDRYFAAAVFDFDSDASAIEIHSLDQSNPANPILQSSWSSPSRISSLRVSQVFQKPLVAACTLAGRLHVLFPDAVDGSIRSEVTVPDDSLHHGAISFCDVQESASEFVTVGEDGRVNLVSIGNSRSSHRCIFDCDGLASFTAVKWASPTEFATGGVGFGLQWWDLRERPGGPASEFKANWSVGTTSGIVHSIDIHPSRKHTCLAGGSSGTVFAWDLRWPQQPVILSAATAVEMENSSPAESEVWEVHFDGYMRSLNIGNNSSRILPVMICSEDGILAVIEEGQEPVELLAEPCAINSFDIDRQNPADVVCSLEWESIAILARP, from the exons ATGGCAGTGAATGGCGATGCACAGACCGTCCATGTCCACAGGCTCCCTCAATCCAAGTACATCGACGAAGTTCGCTGGATTCCGGCGCTTTCCGCCTTCGATCGCTACTTCGCCGCCGCCGTCTTCGACTTTGATTCCGATGCCTCCGCCATCGAAATCCATTCACTCGACCAATCAAATCCAGCTAATCCAATCCTCCAATCGTCATGGTCCTCGCCCTCAAGAATTTCCTCGCTCAGAGTTTCTCAGGTCTTCCAAAAACCCCTCGTTGCTGCTTGCACTCTCGCCGGTCGGCTGCACGTCCTGTTCCCCGACGCGGTCGATGGCTCGATCAGATCGGAGGTCACGGTGCCTGACGATTCCCTGCACCATGGAGCCATTTCATTTTGTGACGTGCAGGAAAGTGCGTCAGAGTTCGTTACTGTTGGGGAGGATGGGAGGGTGAATTTAGTTAGTATCGGCAATTCGAGGTCGAGCCACCGTTGCATTTTCGATTGCGACGGGTTGGCGTCTTTTACGGCGGTGAAGTGGGCGTCGCCGACGGAGTTTGCCACCGGTGGGGTGGGGTTTGGTCTTCAGTGGTGGGATTTACGAGAGAGGCCCGGAGGGCCAGCTTCTGAGTTCAAGGCTAACTG GTCTGTTGGAACTACTTCTGGAATTGTACACTCCATTGATATTCATCCATCACGCAAGCACACTTGCCTT GCTGGAGGCTCCTCTGGTACTGTATTTGCATGGGATCTCCGGTGGCCACAGCAGCCTGTAATTTTATCTGCGGCTACGGCAGTTGAGATGGAGAACTCATCACCAGCTGAAAGTGAAGTCTGGGAAGTCCATTTTGATGGTTATATGCGTTCTTTAAACATTGGTAACAACTCTTCACGGATTTTACCGGTTATGATCTGCTCAGAAGATGGCATCCTCGCTGTCATTGAAGAAG GTCAGGAACCCGTTGAGCTCTTAGCAGAACCGTGTGCCATCAACAGCTTTGACATAGACCGACAGAACCCTGCG GATGTTGTATGTAGCTTAGAATGGGAGTCCATAGCCATTTTGGCAAGGCCATAA